DNA from Helicobacter pylori:
CCTTTTTGCAAACCGCTTTGACCTTAGACGCTAAAACCTTAGCCACCAAAGCTTTAGTGCGAGATTCCAATTTGATTTCTGCTAAAGCCCAAGCGATACCTATTGTTTTGCAATTGCATGCCCTATACAATGAAGAAAACAATTACACGCAATACCTTTTAAGCGTGATGCTGCCTTGCATGTGGCTCATTTTTATTGCGATTGGCATGCTCAATTTCATTCAAAAAACCTCTAACATGCGAGAGCTTTTAATCAGTATTGTAGCGAATGCGTGTGTGTTTAGCTTTTGGGGAATGGGCATGGCGTTTTATTTTAATCTCATTGGCATGGAGGGGAATTATACGCATTTGTCATTAGTCTTTTTAGCGGTAGTCTTGATGACGCTCATTATGAGCGGGTTTGTGGTGTTGGTTTATGGCGTTTCAAAAAGCGCTATTGAAACCGCTGGCGCGATTGGGGTCTATACCGCTCCAAGCTTTGCGTTTGCTGGGGTGACTTACCCGCAAAACAACATGGAAATTTTTGGGGATTTTTGGAGCCATTGCTTGCCCATTAGCCATTTTATGAGATTCTTTTTACAAGAGGCCTATTATAAGACGGATTTTACAGAATCTTTAAATTCGTTAATGCCGCTTGTGTTCTTTTTAATCTTTTTAGCCTTAGGGCTTTTGGTTTTTTATTTTTCTTTTAAAAAAGACAAGGCTAGCGCATGAATTTTTTTAAAATCCTTTTAATGGAGTTAAGAGCCATTGTTTCTCATAAGGGCGTTTTATTGATCCTTATAGGCGCTCCTTTAATCTATGGCTTGCTTTATCCCTTGCCTTATTTGAAAGACATTGTAACGCAGCAAAAAATCGCCCTTGTAGATGAAGACAATTCCTTCCTTTCTAGGCAATTAGCCTTCATGGCGCAAAGCTCCAACGAGTTAGAAATCGCTTTCTTTAGCCCCTCTATGCTGGAAGCCAAAAAGCTTTTAAAAGAAGAAAAAATTTATGGGATCTTACACATTCCCTCTCATTTTGAAGCCAATATTTATAAACAAGTGCCTGTAACGATAGATTTTTATGCGAACGCCAATTACTTTTTGATTTATGGCGCGTTAGCGAATGCGGTGGTGGAGAGCATCAACGCTTTAAATGATGAAATAAGGTTCAAACGCAACGCCCAAATAGAAGAAGCTGAATTAGGGACAGACGGGATTAAAATCAGACCTATCGCTTTGTATAACCCTAGTGAGGGGTATTTGAATTACGCGCTCTCTAGCGTGTTTATTTTCATTTTGCACCAGGTGATGCTCATTACAAGCAGCATGTTTACTAGCTCCAGGCGTTTGGAATTGGCCTTTTTAGACAAAAAAGAAATCGCTTTAAGGCTGTGCGCAAGACTCTTGGTGTTCATGGGGGCGTTTAGCGTTTTTATTTTATGGTATTTTGGGGCGCTGTTTTCTTTTTATGGGATCGAACGGCATGGGAGCGCTTTAATGGTGTTTTTGAATAGCTTGATTTTCATGCTTGCGGCCTTGAGTTTGGGGTCGTTTTTAGGGGCATGGATCAAAAATGAAGCCCACACCACTCAAATCGTTTTGATTTCTTCTTTGCCCTTGATTTTTATGATGGGTTTTGTGTGGCCTTTTGAATCCTTGCCCTCTTATTTACAGATCTTCGTTCAAATAGTGCCTGCTTATCATGGGATCAGTTTGCTCGGGCGATTGAATCAAATGCATGCGGAATTTATAGATGTTTCTATCCATTTTTATGCGCTTATTGCGATTTTTATCGTGAGTTTTATAGGGTGCGTGTTCAAACTCAGCTCTTTAAAGAAAGCTTGTGAAAACGCTTAAACACCTCATCACCTCCAAGCACCAGATTAAAGCGTCTCGTTTTTTAGGGTATCTTATGCCTTTTGATGATTTTGAAAAAACCCTTTTGCAATTGAAAAAAGAGCATTTTAAAGCCGCGCATTTTGTAACGGCGTTTCGCTATTCTTTAGAGGGTAAAATCACGGAGGGTTTTAGCGATGATGGCGAGCCTAAAGGGAGTTCAGGCATGCCTGTGCTTAGCGTTTTAAGGCGAGAAGATTTGATTAATATAGGATTAGTGAGCGTGCGTTATTTTGGAGGCACGCTTTTAGGGGTGGGGGGCTTGATGAAAGCTTATGCTAAGAGCGCATTATTGTGCGTAGAAAACGCTCAAAGAGAAAACGCTTTGAAGGATTTTGTGGAGTTGGAAACTTTAAGCGCTCATTATTCTTACAAAGAATTAGACGCTCTTCAGCGTGAAATTAAGAAATTTAGCTTACAATTAAGCAAAAAGAATTTTTCAAACCAAAGCGTGGAAGTGGAAATCAGCGGCGAAAGAGAAAATTTGCAAGCGTTTTTACAACAAAATAAGATAAATTAGGGAGAATGAATGGAATTTTTGAGCGGGTATTTTTTATGGGTTAAGGCTTTCCATGTGATAGCGGTCATTTCGTGGATGGCGGCGTTATTTTATTTGCCGCGCCTTTTTGTCTATCATGCAGAAAACGCCCATAAAAAAGAGTTTGTAGGCGTGGTTAAAATCCAAGAAAAAAAGCTCTATTCCTTTATCGCTTCGCCGGCTATGGGTTTCACGCTTATTACAGGGATTTTGATGTTATTGATAGAGCCAACGCTTTTTAAAAGTGGGGGGTGGTTGCATGCTAAATTGGCTTTAGTGATCTTACTTTTAGCCTATCATTTTTATTGCAAGAAATGCATGCGCGAGCTAGAAAAAGACCCTACAAGAAGAAACGCAAGGTTTTATCGTGTGTTTAATGAAATACCCACGATTTTAATGATCCTCATTGTGATCTTAGTGGTTGTCAAGCCTTTTTAAAGACCAATCATGAAAAAAGAAAATCGCCTCAAGCAAGAAAAAATCATCAACATGTTTGATGATATAGCCAGCTCTTACGATCAAGCCAACCGCTTGATGAGTTTTGGTTTAGACGTTAAATGGCGAGAAAGGGCTTGCGAGCATGCGTTTTTGTTTTTGGAAAACAAGAAAGCGTTAAGGCTTGTGGATGTGGCATGCGGGACGGGGGATATGCTTGTGGCTTGGCAAAAAAGCGCCCTCAATTGCGGTATAGAGTTTAAAGAATGTTTGGGGATTGACCCCTCTAATAACATGCTTGAATTAGCCATTAAAAAATGTGAAGAGCTTGAAAACAAAATTTCTTTCATCCAAGCTCAAGCCAAAGATTTAAAAGGCGTTGAAAATAACAGCGTGGATATCCTCTCCATTGCGTATGGCTTGCGTAATATCGTGGAAAGACAAGAAGCTTTAAAGGAGTTTTTTAGGGTGTTAAAACCCAGGGGCGTTTTAGTGATTTTAGAATTTTTAAAAAAAGACAACCCCACATGGTTGGATAAAATCTCAGGGTTTTACACGAATAAGGTTTTGCCTTTAGTGGGAGGGGCTATCAGTAAGAATTATGGCGCTTATTCTTATTTACCGCAGTCCATTGAGGGGTTTTTGAGTTTGGAGGGTTTGAAATTTGAATTAAAAAACGCAGGGTTTGAGGTTTTAAGGAATGAAGATTCTATCGCTCAAATTTCAACGACCATGCTTGTTAAAAAAAGCTAAAGGAATGTTATGCAAGATGAATTATTTGAAACCGAAAAAGCCCCTCAAAAAAACGCTAAAAACGCTAAAAACGCCCCTAAAAAAAACTTTGAAGAGCATGTTCATTCTCTAGAGCGAGCCATAGATCGCTTGAATGATCCTAATTTATCCTTAAAAGACGGGATGGATTTGTATAAAACGGCCATGCAAGAATTATTTTTGGCTCAAAAGCTTTTAGAAAACGCTTATTCAGAGTATGAAAAACTCCAAACGCCAGACAAAAAGGCTTAAAGCATGCGAGTGTTTGCCTTACAGCTAGAGTCTTTTGAAGAAACTCTCATGCAATCCCTATTCAACTCCATACCCAAGAAAAGCGTGGTGGTGTTGCCTGAATATGTGATCAACCGCTTTTTCCACCATAACATGGGATTGGATTTGAATGAGATTAACGCGCAGTCTGCGCGAGCGATGGAGTTTTTGTCGCAAAAATGCGAAGAATTAGATTTGATCGTTTCAGCCCCGGTGCTTTTAGAAGAAGATTCTAAAATCTATAAAAAAATCGCCCTCATTTCTAAAGAAAATATCCAGTATTACACCCAACAACGCCTAATCCCCTATCCTCACTGGGATGAAGAAAGCTTTTTTGACAATGAGAAAAGCGCTTTTAAAGAATTGCTCGTCTTTGAAAGAGACGGCTTAAGAATCGCCCCTTTGTTTGGCTTTGAAGCACATTTTGATGAAATATGGGTTCAGGCTAAAAATCAGGGCGTGGATGTGGTGCTTTTAAGCAGCGTGGCCACTTTTGAATCCAATGAAAGGTGGCGGCTTTTGTGCCAGATGCGCGCTTTTTGCGCTTCTTGCGTGGTGGTTAGGGCCAATAGGATTGGGGCGTATCGCCAGATCCTTGTAGAAGGAGATCAAAAAAACGAATTCTTGTGGAAATTTTATGGGGATAGTTTTGTGGCTTTGCCTAATGGCGCTATTGAAGATTCTTTAGAGGGTAAAATGGGGGCTTTGAGCGCTCAAATAGATAAAAACGATATAGACGAATGGGCTAAATTGTGGCATTTTAGAACGATTAAAGAGGGTTGAATGATTGATAGAAAACTTTTATTGCAAGATTTTGACAAGGTGGCTCTTTCTTTAAAAAAGCGTAACCATGCGATGGGTGATGAGTTGGAGCGTTTGCGCGAAGTCATCACGCATTATAAAAAGCAACTCATTGAATTAGAAGGCTTGCAGGCCTTTCAAAACAAGGTTTCTAAAGAGTTTGGTATCAAAATGGCTCAAAAAATGGATACAAGCGATCTTAAAAAAGAGCTAGAAAACAATAAAATCAAACTGAATGAGCTTTCCAAAAGCGTGGGCGAAGCAGAACAAGAAATGGATTTAAAGCTTTCCATAATCCCTAATTTAGTGGATGAAAAAACCCCTTTAGGCGCGAATGAAGAAGACAATATAGAAATTAAAAAAATCTTAACCCCAAGAAATTTTACTTTCAAACCCAAAGAGCATTTTGAACTCGCTCAACAAAACGGCTGGATTGATTTTGAAAGCGGCGTGAAACTCGCCAAAAGCCGTTTTTCGGTCATTAGGGGTTTTGGGGCGAAAATTTATCGCGCGCTCATTCATTTAATGCTGGATTTTAATGAAAAAAACGGCTTTGAAATCGTCTATACGCCGGCGTTAGTGAATGAAAAAATGCTTTTTGGGACCGGGCAATTACCCAAATTCAAAGAAGATGTTTTCAAAATAGAAAATGAAAATTTGTATCTGATCCCTACCGCTGAGGTAACGCTCACCAATTTATACAACGACACCATTATCAGCGTTGAAAACCTCCCCATTAAAATGACCGCGCACACGCCTTGTTTTAGGAGCGAAGCAGGGAGCGCTGGAAAGGATACAAGGGGGATGATAAGACAACACCAGTTTGATAAAGTAGAGCTTGTGGTTATCACGCACCCTAAAGAAAGCGATGCGATGCAAGAGTGCATGCTAGAGAGCGCGAGCGAGATTTTAAAAGCTTTGGAATTACCGCACCGGTTCGTGCAATTGTGCAGTGGGGATTTAGGCTTTAGCGCGAGTAACACGATAGATATTGAAGTGTGGCTGCCTGGGCAAAATTGTTACAGAGAAATCAGCTCCGTGTCTAACACGAGGGATTTTCAGGCTAGGCGTGCCAAAATCCGCTTCAAAGAAAATCAAAAAAACCAGTTAGCGCACACCTTAAACGGCTCTTCTTTAGCGGTAGGCAGGACGATGGTCGCTTTAATGGAAAACCACCAGCAAGCGGATGGGAGCATCCATATTCCTAAGGCATTAGAAAAATACCTTTAAGGCTAGTTCGTGCTGAATGAAGAGCAAAATTCATTAGAAGAAAAAGGGGGCGAAAACAAAAACGAAAAAGAAACCCCCTTAAAGGGCATTCATTCTAAAATCCCCTCTTTGAAGCAGGCTTTGGAGCAGACGATTAATAAAATCAAAAGCTCTAAAGAGTTTTTCAAACAGCTTTCACGCAATAAAAAAAAGCTTTATATCGCGCTTGGGATATTGCTTTCACTCATCGCGCTCATTGTGGCTTTGAGTTTGTTACTAGGGCATAAAAAAGAAAACCAACAAACTTCTTTACAAACTAATACCGCCACCACCAATAACGAAACGCCTAACAACACCAATAACGCCAACAATACAGAAGCCGAAGGGCAAATAGAAAATTTAGACTTGCCTGATTTAATCGGCAAAGACTCTTTGAAAAGAAACGATGAAAGCCAAGTGGATGCGATGATGCAAAAAGCGAGCCTTTTGTATGAGCAAGGGCAAAAAGATGAAGCCTTGCATTTGTTTGATAAGAT
Protein-coding regions in this window:
- a CDS encoding ABC transporter permease is translated as MNFFKILLMELRAIVSHKGVLLILIGAPLIYGLLYPLPYLKDIVTQQKIALVDEDNSFLSRQLAFMAQSSNELEIAFFSPSMLEAKKLLKEEKIYGILHIPSHFEANIYKQVPVTIDFYANANYFLIYGALANAVVESINALNDEIRFKRNAQIEEAELGTDGIKIRPIALYNPSEGYLNYALSSVFIFILHQVMLITSSMFTSSRRLELAFLDKKEIALRLCARLLVFMGAFSVFILWYFGALFSFYGIERHGSALMVFLNSLIFMLAALSLGSFLGAWIKNEAHTTQIVLISSLPLIFMMGFVWPFESLPSYLQIFVQIVPAYHGISLLGRLNQMHAEFIDVSIHFYALIAIFIVSFIGCVFKLSSLKKACENA
- a CDS encoding ABC transporter permease, with product MISAWVLQDKFLFVVCFILPFCLGVLGTQIFKQETPRQLPIVVVDLDKTTTSHQVAFELGATSALQIKYQVTSLSEAKRFLNSAEVYGALILPRDLEKKIKMGRKVDLPFYYNAEYVLVGKTLKNAFLQTALTLDAKTLATKALVRDSNLISAKAQAIPIVLQLHALYNEENNYTQYLLSVMLPCMWLIFIAIGMLNFIQKTSNMRELLISIVANACVFSFWGMGMAFYFNLIGMEGNYTHLSLVFLAVVLMTLIMSGFVVLVYGVSKSAIETAGAIGVYTAPSFAFAGVTYPQNNMEIFGDFWSHCLPISHFMRFFLQEAYYKTDFTESLNSLMPLVFFLIFLALGLLVFYFSFKKDKASA
- the hemJ gene encoding protoporphyrinogen oxidase HemJ, with product MEFLSGYFLWVKAFHVIAVISWMAALFYLPRLFVYHAENAHKKEFVGVVKIQEKKLYSFIASPAMGFTLITGILMLLIEPTLFKSGGWLHAKLALVILLLAYHFYCKKCMRELEKDPTRRNARFYRVFNEIPTILMILIVILVVVKPF
- the ubiE gene encoding bifunctional demethylmenaquinone methyltransferase/2-methoxy-6-polyprenyl-1,4-benzoquinol methylase UbiE, which codes for MKKENRLKQEKIINMFDDIASSYDQANRLMSFGLDVKWRERACEHAFLFLENKKALRLVDVACGTGDMLVAWQKSALNCGIEFKECLGIDPSNNMLELAIKKCEELENKISFIQAQAKDLKGVENNSVDILSIAYGLRNIVERQEALKEFFRVLKPRGVLVILEFLKKDNPTWLDKISGFYTNKVLPLVGGAISKNYGAYSYLPQSIEGFLSLEGLKFELKNAGFEVLRNEDSIAQISTTMLVKKS
- a CDS encoding YigZ family protein encodes the protein MKTLKHLITSKHQIKASRFLGYLMPFDDFEKTLLQLKKEHFKAAHFVTAFRYSLEGKITEGFSDDGEPKGSSGMPVLSVLRREDLINIGLVSVRYFGGTLLGVGGLMKAYAKSALLCVENAQRENALKDFVELETLSAHYSYKELDALQREIKKFSLQLSKKNFSNQSVEVEISGERENLQAFLQQNKIN
- a CDS encoding carbon-nitrogen hydrolase family protein encodes the protein MRVFALQLESFEETLMQSLFNSIPKKSVVVLPEYVINRFFHHNMGLDLNEINAQSARAMEFLSQKCEELDLIVSAPVLLEEDSKIYKKIALISKENIQYYTQQRLIPYPHWDEESFFDNEKSAFKELLVFERDGLRIAPLFGFEAHFDEIWVQAKNQGVDVVLLSSVATFESNERWRLLCQMRAFCASCVVVRANRIGAYRQILVEGDQKNEFLWKFYGDSFVALPNGAIEDSLEGKMGALSAQIDKNDIDEWAKLWHFRTIKEG
- the serS gene encoding serine--tRNA ligase: MIDRKLLLQDFDKVALSLKKRNHAMGDELERLREVITHYKKQLIELEGLQAFQNKVSKEFGIKMAQKMDTSDLKKELENNKIKLNELSKSVGEAEQEMDLKLSIIPNLVDEKTPLGANEEDNIEIKKILTPRNFTFKPKEHFELAQQNGWIDFESGVKLAKSRFSVIRGFGAKIYRALIHLMLDFNEKNGFEIVYTPALVNEKMLFGTGQLPKFKEDVFKIENENLYLIPTAEVTLTNLYNDTIISVENLPIKMTAHTPCFRSEAGSAGKDTRGMIRQHQFDKVELVVITHPKESDAMQECMLESASEILKALELPHRFVQLCSGDLGFSASNTIDIEVWLPGQNCYREISSVSNTRDFQARRAKIRFKENQKNQLAHTLNGSSLAVGRTMVALMENHQQADGSIHIPKALEKYL
- a CDS encoding exodeoxyribonuclease VII small subunit — protein: MQDELFETEKAPQKNAKNAKNAPKKNFEEHVHSLERAIDRLNDPNLSLKDGMDLYKTAMQELFLAQKLLENAYSEYEKLQTPDKKA